The sequence CACAGGATCGATGGTCGCATCGTTCAATGTTTTCATCATCTGTGGTTTGCGTTTTATTGATATGGTATCATTCAGGTATTTCTCAATCATTAAGCTGGCGATAGGTGCAGCATAGGTGGAACCAAAGCCTGCATTTTCCACGATTACGGCTATCGCAATTTTAGGATTGTCTCTCGGCGCAAAAGCTACGAACACAGAGTGGTTTTTCAGTTTGGTGAGCTTACCGTTTACAATAGCATTGTTCTCTGCAGTACCTGTTTTACCACACACAATGATGTTGTCGATACGGGCAATCATACCAGTACCTTTTTCCACCACATCCTCCATACCATAGATTACTGAACGGTAAGATGTATCTGATACGTGTGCTACCACGTGTTTTTCTTTGTATTTAGCCAGCAAATTGGTGTTGTCATTGTCTATACTGCTCACAAAGTGAGGTATATAGTAAGAACCATGGTTGGCAATGATACACATGGCATTCGCCATCTGCATGGGCGTAGCGACTACCTGGCCCTGCCCCATACCTACATATAGTTCGGAACAGGAGTTCCACTGACCACGATACAATTTATTCATACCTGTGGTATCGATGGCTTTACCACCTGATTCGCTCGGAATATCCACACCCAGTCTGTGACCGAGACCGAATGAGGAGATATAATCATGCCACTTCTGATGTCCTTTTTTTACACCACCCCATTTAGGCGCATCCACTTCCAGCCTGTAAAGGTGTACAAAGTAAGCATTACAGGAGTTGGCAATAGCCAGTCGCAGGTTCGCTGCGTGCCCCGGGTTGTGGTGGGTACAGGCAATCGGGCGACCGCAATAGGTATATGCACCAAAGCAGGGGAAACCATAACTTGGTGTAATTACACCTTCATCCAGTGCGATCAGGGCTGTCAGCGGTTTCATAGAGGATCCCGGTGGATAACCTGCCTGAATAGCACGGTTAAAGAGTGGTTTGGTCGTATCAGTAAAGAGACGGCTAAAGTTGCGTGCTCTGAAAGAACCTGTCAGCAGATTCGGGTCGTAGGTAGGTGCACTCACCATAGAGAGGATACCACCTGTCTGTGGATCGATTGCTACCACACTACCTATTTTATTACGCATCAGGTGCTCACCGAGTACCTGCAGATCAACATCTAAAGAGAGGCGGAGGTTCTTACCTGCAATAGCGGCGGTATCGAACTCCCCATGTTCATAAGGACCCTGTGGACGGTTCAGGTTATCCTTTACCAGGTATTGGATACCACGTTGCCCCATCAGCACTTCTTCGTAAGTTCTTTCCAGGCCGGTCATACCCAGGTAGTCACCCTGGTTATAGTCGCTGTATTGCGGGCGTTGCATCATCTGAGGGGAGATTTCACCAATATACCCTAAGATATTTGCAGCAGCGGCAAAAGGATAAGAACGGATCTGTCTGGGCACCAGTTCAAATCCGGGCTGGAACATATACATGCTTTCCTGCAGCTTACCGAACATATCCGGAGCGAGCAGGGGAGCAAAAACAGATACACGGCGGCTACCATTCTTGAGGATGGAGGCAGTGATCCGTTTTCTGAATTCTTCATTAGTAATATTCAGGATCTGGCACATGTAAGCCGTATCAATATTTTTGACATTGATAGGTGTTACGACCAGGTCGTACATAACATCATTGCTGAGGATACTCCGACCTTTGCGATCGAAGATAATACCACGGCTGGGGTAAACTACTTTGCGGAGTACCGCATTCGCATCCGCCAGCTTGGAGTATTTCTTCTCGACAACCTGTAAAAAGAAAAGCCTTGTTATGATCAACACGATCATGCCAAGGAAAATTAATTGTATGACCCGTTTTCTGGGTTGGTTATAAACAGACATTTCCCTGGAGATGCATTATTAATAAAAGTATCCTTCTATATAAAGATACTATACATTTTACTTCCTCGAAAAGAACAACAACTCATACAGCACGATCAGGAAAATGCTCGCAGCGGTAGAAAAGATGATCTTTAACAGCAGATACAGAAAGCTGCCAACATTGAATACCTCCAGTGAGAAGAAGACCAGATTGTGAAGGAATACCAGAATAGAAGCATAGATCAGAAACTGGGACACTCCCATACTTGTCATAGAAGGGGTCTTCTGCGTAGTTTCGAAACCACCTTGTGGAGAAAGGACATTAATAATAAATGGTCGTAGGTAGCCGATGAATACACAGGCAGCAGCGTGCATACCCATTGTATTCATAAACATATCGAGGCTGAGGCCCATGAGCAATGCCAGCAACATGAGTGCCGGACGGGGCAGGTTAAAGGGCAACAGCAGTACGAAAAGCACATAGAGATTAAAGCTAATCGATTGATGCAGCAAAATTCTGTTCAGAACAAATACCTGCAGCAACAGCAAAAGCACAAAACGGATTATATTTCTTAACAGTATGCTCATTGTTTGATCAGCTTGTAAGTTGAATCCTCCAAAGATTTTTGTTCATCCTGCAGCAGGTTGTCGATCACATATACATATTGCAGGTTGTAAAAGTTGGTGGCCAGGCGAATTCTAACATTGACAGAAGTGCTGGCTTTGTCTACCTCTTCGGTTGATTCTACATAACCGATCGGTATATTTTCAGGGAAGAAGGCGGAGTAACCGCTGGTGACTACGGTATCACCTTTTACGAGGTGTACACCTTTAGGCACGTCTTCCATGGTGGCATAACCGGCTTCGCTGCCATGCCAGCGTACCATACCCATTTCCTTACTGTGGCTCAGGCGGGCACTGGTACCGAAGTTACGACCTTTGGAGAGCAGGGAGATGATGACAGCATAGTGTTCATTCACACTGCGTACGATACCTACTACACCGCTTGGGCCAACTACGCCCATATTAGGACGGATGCCATCGGCACTGCCACGGTGAATGGTGATATAGTTGATAGGACTATTTACGGAGTTGTTGACTACCTTGGCAGCTTTGTACAGGTAGCGGCGTACAGCGGTACTGATCACTTTGCGGGTGGTATCGGTACTATACTGACGAATGGTATCAGATTTTACAATATTGTCGAGGATAACAGTGTCAAAACTTGTGCGCAGCATATTGTGCAGACGGGCATTCTCTTTTACCAGACTGTCATTTGTCGCTTTCAGGTGAAAGTAGTATTCTACGTTGTTGTAACGTTCGTATAACCTGGCGCTAATGTTATTGGCGGAATTGAGGTAAGCTGTTTTCTGAAAATCGTTGTTCTGGAAGACCAGCACTAAACAGATCACTTCCAGCAGCAAGAACAGAAAAAAATTAAAGTAGCGCCTTAAGAAAATGATGAGATTACGCACAGGATTTTATTTCTATAAAGAAGCCTGCAAAGCCGATAGCCCTGCAGGCCTCTCTGTATTATTGCATTAGGAACGGATACTTACCTACGTGTTTCAGTGCGATACCGGTACCTCTTACCACGGCGCGCAGTGGATCGTCTGCCACGTGAACGGGCAATTTGATCTTCTGGGTCAGGCGTTTGTCGAGGCCGCGTAACAATGCACCACCACCGGTCAGGTATAATCCTCTGCGGTAGATATCTGCAGCCAGTTCGGGAGGAGTTGTTTCCAATGCTTTCAGGATGGCTTCTTCGATCTTGAAAATGGATTTGTCCAACGCTTCGGCTACTTCCTGGTAAGATACCATGATCTGTTTAGGAATACCGGTTACGAGGTCACGTCCATTTACTGCTACATCATCTGGTGGGTTGTCCAGTTCTTTCAGTGCAGAACCGATCTGGATCTTGATCTGCTCAGCAGTTCTTTCACCAATCAGCAGGCTATGATAGCGGCGCAGGGCTTCCATGATATCGGCAGTGAACTCGTCACCGGCGATACGGATACTCTGGTCGCACACAATACCAGCGAGGGCAATCACGCTAATACCGGTGGTACCACCTCCGATATCGATGATCATGTTACCTACCGGCTCTTCTACGTCAATACCGATACCCAGCGCAGCGGCCATCGGTTCATGTATCAGGAACACTTCCTTAGCACCCGCCTGCTCGGCAGAGTCGCGTACGGCGCGTTTTTCTACTTCTGTGATGCTGGATGGAATGCAAATTACCATACGCCAGCTGGGAGAGAACAAAGGCTTCTTTGGATACACCAGTTTGATCATTTCACGAAGCATACCTTCTGCTGCATTGAAGTCCGCGATTACACCATCTTTCAGGGGACGAATGGTGCGCAGGTACTCATGTGTCTTCTCGTGCATCATCATGGCTTTCTTACCAACAGCCACAATTTTCCCGCTAGCGCGCTCTATAGCAACAATGGAAGGTTCATCCACTACCACCTGGTCATTGTGAATGATCAGCGTATTAGCTGTACCTAAGTCAATCGCTATTTCCTGTGTTAAAAAATTAAAGAACCCCATTGCTTAATATGGTCAAAATATTATTGTGTGCAAAAATGAATAATTCCAACGAATATACAATCTTAAAATTGTATGTTTTCTCAATAATACAACTAAATATTAAAAAATGTTATTTATTGTATTTGATGAGCCGGTTAGTAGTTGCAACAGTTAAAAACAACCTGTTAGCCGGTAAGTATGACTCTCGAAAACGCTTAAACGAATGATCGTTTATGAAATGGTATTGCTCTCTATGAATGAATGAGTTATGCGACAGTAGTGGTGCCTGCATAGCCACAGGCCAACCCTTGCTGGGCTTACACGAACTCGAATCCAATATCCCTCCTGTAATATTTGCCTTCAAAATCAATAGATTCTGCTGTTTGCCGGCTATGCGACAACGCAATACCCAGATCAGAAGCCAGTGAAGTGATGGTAAGTACACGACCGCCATTGGTGAGGATCTCACCGCCAGAAGCCCTTGTACCTGCCTGGAATACCAGCTGATCCTGCGTTGGGGCAGGAATGTTGGTAATGACCTTACCCTTCTCATACGCTTCCGGATACCCTCCGGCTACCAGCATTACTGTGGTCGCCACACGGCTATCCTCATAAATTTTTTGTGCAGACAGCTTACCGTCTATCACTGACTGAAACAGCTCCAGCAGGTCATTTTGCAGGCGAGGCATTACCACCTCCGTTTCAGGATCACCCATGCGACAGTTGTATTCTATCACAAATGGCGCTCCATCTACTTTGATTAACCCAAAGAAAATAAAGCCGTTGTAGACAATGTTCTCTTTGGCTAACCCGTCTACCGTAGGTTGGATCACCTGTTCTACCACCTGTTCCATAAATGCTTTGTCAGCAAATGGAACAGGAGAAACAGCACCCATACCACCAGTATTCAGGCCGGTATCGCCCTCTCCAATACGTTTATAATCTTTTGCGGAAGGCAGCAGCTGATAGCTTTTTCCATCCGTCAGCACAAATACAGATAATTCTATGCCAGAAAGGAATTGTTCTACAACAACTTTTTTGCTGGCATCACCAAACTTCGCCTCACGGATCATCTGGGTGAATTCAGTCACCGCAGCTTCGCGATCTTCGAGGATCACCACCCCCTTACCGGCAGCCAACCCATCGGCCTTGAGTACAATTGGGGTGGCATGCTGACGCAGATAGGCGACCCCTTCTTCGTAGGTACTCTCGTCAAACTCCCTGTAGGCGGCAGTTGGAATATTGTGACGGCTCATGAACTGCTTTGCAAATGCCTTACTGCCCTCCAGTTGAGCGGCATATGCAGAAGGTCCCATCACTGGGATGTGTTTCAAAGCTTCGTCCTGCTGGAAGAAATCGTAGATCCCTTTTACCAGTGGTTCTTCAGAACCAGGTACTACCAGGGTAATGGCATTTTTAAGACAGAAAGCCTTTATTTTATCGAAGTCGGACACCGCGAAATCAACATTCTCCCCATATTGGGCAGTACCCGCATTTCCGGGAGCGATGAACAACTGCTCACATAAAGTGCTCTGAGTCATTTTCCAGGCCAGGGCGTGTTCCCGGCCACCACTTCCTAATAGTAAAATCTTCATATTGTATATCAGTGTGTAATTTGAGCGAATTCAGCCATTTCAGCCCCGTTCTTCCAAATTTTTTGCAAAGAAAGGCCAAAATTTAACCAAAAGCACCATTTTTCTCTACAAAAAGCCTAATTTATTTATCTTGCCGCATTCATAGGACTATCTTATCAACAAAACTAACCAATTATGACTCAATCTGCTGTTGAGCAGCCTGTAAGTACACCAAAACAAAAAGGCGGCCATCACAAAGGCCTTTATGTTCTTTTTTTTACTGAGATGTGGGAGCGCTTCGGGTATTACCTGATGATCGGGATCTTCTTCCTATACCTGATTGATCCAACCGCTAATGGCGGTAAAGGCTTTGATACTGCCCACGCTTCTGATCTTGTAGGTTCGTACATTGCATTGGTTTACCTTTCGCCGTTCATAGGGGGGTTAATGGCCGACAGGTATCTCGGCTATCGTAAAGCGGTTATTTTAGGGGGTGCCCTGCTTGCCGCCGGTTATTTTACACTGGCCTTCCCCGGGGAATTAGCTATGTATACTGCCCTGACCCTGATCATTATCGGAAATGGCTTCTTCAAACCGAACATCGGCACCATTCTCGGGAACATCTACAACAGAGAAGACCTTAAACCTAAGAAAGACATTGCCTACAACATCTTTTACATGGGTGTAAATATCGGTGCCTTTATTTGCAACTTCGTGGCTGCTTACCTGCGTAACCACTATGGCTGGGGCCACGCTTTTACCGCTGCCGGCGTAGGTATGCTGGTAGGTTTGGTGATCTTCATCTCCAAATCCAAAGTAATTGCTGAAGGAGATATCCGCAAACCAGTACAGAAAGATGATATGCCGATGAGCAAAATCCTCGGACTGGTATTACTGCCAGCTTTCATCGCTGCTATCCTGGGTTACTTCATGTACAAATTCCTCGGGCATCCGCTATTTGGTACACCATCCATCGATGCATTCATGTTTGCCTGTGTACCTATCGTTATTTTCTACATTCGCCTGTATACTACTGCGAATAAAGAAGATAAACGAGGACTGGGTGCGCTGCTGGCCTTCTTTGCAGTAGCGATCGTGTTCTGGGTGATCTACAACCAGAACAGCACCGGTTTGACAATCTGGGCAGATCAATATACTGATCGTTCTATGTCAGAAGGTGTCGAAAAGATTGCGAAACCAATGGGTATGCTGCAAACTGTGACAACCGAGCCACACGCCGTCACCCAGATCGATGCACAATTCCGTGCAATAACTGATGGTCATGGCAATACCATTACCGTACAGGGTGCAGATCCTTACTTCCAGAACCTGCCAAAGGACAAATGGCCTGCCAGCGGCAAAATGCAACTGATTTCAACAGAGATCTTCCAATCTGCCAACCCAGGGTTTATCGTATTATTCACATTGTTAGTCCTCGGATTGTTCGGATGGCTCGCCAAGAGAGGCAAAGAGCCTACTACACCAATGAAAGTGGCAATGGGTATCTTCATTGCCGGCCTGTCGTCTTTACTGATGATCGTGGCAGCATCTATGACGAATGTGTATGTAGATAAAAGTTCTATGGCCTTCCT is a genomic window of Chitinophaga sp. LS1 containing:
- the mrdA gene encoding penicillin-binding protein 2, with protein sequence MSVYNQPRKRVIQLIFLGMIVLIITRLFFLQVVEKKYSKLADANAVLRKVVYPSRGIIFDRKGRSILSNDVMYDLVVTPINVKNIDTAYMCQILNITNEEFRKRITASILKNGSRRVSVFAPLLAPDMFGKLQESMYMFQPGFELVPRQIRSYPFAAAANILGYIGEISPQMMQRPQYSDYNQGDYLGMTGLERTYEEVLMGQRGIQYLVKDNLNRPQGPYEHGEFDTAAIAGKNLRLSLDVDLQVLGEHLMRNKIGSVVAIDPQTGGILSMVSAPTYDPNLLTGSFRARNFSRLFTDTTKPLFNRAIQAGYPPGSSMKPLTALIALDEGVITPSYGFPCFGAYTYCGRPIACTHHNPGHAANLRLAIANSCNAYFVHLYRLEVDAPKWGGVKKGHQKWHDYISSFGLGHRLGVDIPSESGGKAIDTTGMNKLYRGQWNSCSELYVGMGQGQVVATPMQMANAMCIIANHGSYYIPHFVSSIDNDNTNLLAKYKEKHVVAHVSDTSYRSVIYGMEDVVEKGTGMIARIDNIIVCGKTGTAENNAIVNGKLTKLKNHSVFVAFAPRDNPKIAIAVIVENAGFGSTYAAPIASLMIEKYLNDTISIKRKPQMMKTLNDATIDPVVREKSKLDSLNGASAKMTTEQILKLYFPNN
- the mreC gene encoding rod shape-determining protein MreC, with the translated sequence MRNLIIFLRRYFNFFLFLLLEVICLVLVFQNNDFQKTAYLNSANNISARLYERYNNVEYYFHLKATNDSLVKENARLHNMLRTSFDTVILDNIVKSDTIRQYSTDTTRKVISTAVRRYLYKAAKVVNNSVNSPINYITIHRGSADGIRPNMGVVGPSGVVGIVRSVNEHYAVIISLLSKGRNFGTSARLSHSKEMGMVRWHGSEAGYATMEDVPKGVHLVKGDTVVTSGYSAFFPENIPIGYVESTEEVDKASTSVNVRIRLATNFYNLQYVYVIDNLLQDEQKSLEDSTYKLIKQ
- a CDS encoding rod shape-determining protein; translated protein: MGFFNFLTQEIAIDLGTANTLIIHNDQVVVDEPSIVAIERASGKIVAVGKKAMMMHEKTHEYLRTIRPLKDGVIADFNAAEGMLREMIKLVYPKKPLFSPSWRMVICIPSSITEVEKRAVRDSAEQAGAKEVFLIHEPMAAALGIGIDVEEPVGNMIIDIGGGTTGISVIALAGIVCDQSIRIAGDEFTADIMEALRRYHSLLIGERTAEQIKIQIGSALKELDNPPDDVAVNGRDLVTGIPKQIMVSYQEVAEALDKSIFKIEEAILKALETTPPELAADIYRRGLYLTGGGALLRGLDKRLTQKIKLPVHVADDPLRAVVRGTGIALKHVGKYPFLMQ
- the purD gene encoding phosphoribosylamine--glycine ligase — its product is MKILLLGSGGREHALAWKMTQSTLCEQLFIAPGNAGTAQYGENVDFAVSDFDKIKAFCLKNAITLVVPGSEEPLVKGIYDFFQQDEALKHIPVMGPSAYAAQLEGSKAFAKQFMSRHNIPTAAYREFDESTYEEGVAYLRQHATPIVLKADGLAAGKGVVILEDREAAVTEFTQMIREAKFGDASKKVVVEQFLSGIELSVFVLTDGKSYQLLPSAKDYKRIGEGDTGLNTGGMGAVSPVPFADKAFMEQVVEQVIQPTVDGLAKENIVYNGFIFFGLIKVDGAPFVIEYNCRMGDPETEVVMPRLQNDLLELFQSVIDGKLSAQKIYEDSRVATTVMLVAGGYPEAYEKGKVITNIPAPTQDQLVFQAGTRASGGEILTNGGRVLTITSLASDLGIALSHSRQTAESIDFEGKYYRRDIGFEFV
- a CDS encoding peptide MFS transporter, with amino-acid sequence MTQSAVEQPVSTPKQKGGHHKGLYVLFFTEMWERFGYYLMIGIFFLYLIDPTANGGKGFDTAHASDLVGSYIALVYLSPFIGGLMADRYLGYRKAVILGGALLAAGYFTLAFPGELAMYTALTLIIIGNGFFKPNIGTILGNIYNREDLKPKKDIAYNIFYMGVNIGAFICNFVAAYLRNHYGWGHAFTAAGVGMLVGLVIFISKSKVIAEGDIRKPVQKDDMPMSKILGLVLLPAFIAAILGYFMYKFLGHPLFGTPSIDAFMFACVPIVIFYIRLYTTANKEDKRGLGALLAFFAVAIVFWVIYNQNSTGLTIWADQYTDRSMSEGVEKIAKPMGMLQTVTTEPHAVTQIDAQFRAITDGHGNTITVQGADPYFQNLPKDKWPASGKMQLISTEIFQSANPGFIVLFTLLVLGLFGWLAKRGKEPTTPMKVAMGIFIAGLSSLLMIVAASMTNVYVDKSSMAFLVGTYAIFTVGEILVSPIGLSMVSKLSPPRLTALMMGGWYLVNSIAGKVAGMMATFWDNFTDKKVYFMILTVAAAIAFVVMLMISKWIAGVVKEKTGSY